In Wolbachia endosymbiont (group B) of Germaria angustata, the following are encoded in one genomic region:
- a CDS encoding ankyrin repeat domain-containing protein yields MGKFHWSTLLNARDKNGYTPLHCAVFAKSLENVKVLLREGAEVNATQYVTGCTPLHSACKIGGAGVEIIKELVKAGAEVNQLNKYGATPMYYIWESEKYRLCDSKESEKASKFLREKGGVTKSRELTCYGIERLVGEIADMLNGSYMPELKIIEIGEIRKRDKSLIKEECKNLASKIMSQVNEMIDEVAKRKL; encoded by the coding sequence GTGGGGAAGTTCCACTGGTCTACTCTCCTTAATGCAAGAGATAAAAATGGTTATACACCACTACACTGTGCAGTATTCGCAAAAAGTTTAGAAAATGTAAAAGTGCTGCTAAGGGAAGGAGCTGAAGTAAATGCCACTCAATATGTTACTGGATGTACGCCACTGCACTCTGCGTGCAAAATAGGAGGAGCAGGAGTTGAAATAATAAAAGAGCTAGTAAAAGCAGGGGCTGAGGTTAATCAACTGAATAAATATGGTGCAACACCAATGTATTACATCTGGGAAAGTGAAAAGTATCGTCTATGTGATAGCAAAGAGAGTGAAAAGGCGAGCAAATTTCTGAGAGAAAAAGGTGGAGTAACAAAAAGTAGAGAACTGACATGCTATGGAATAGAGAGGCTAGTGGGAGAAATAGCAGACATGTTGAATGGGAGCTACATGCCGGAGCTAAAAATAATAGAGATAGGAGAAATAAGGAAGAGAGACAAATCGCTAATAAAGGAAGAATGTAAAAATTTAGCAAGCAAGATAATGAGCCAAGTGAACGAAATGATAGATGAGGTAGCGAAAAGGAAGCTTTAA
- the ltrA gene encoding group II intron reverse transcriptase/maturase has translation MSKTKSFDISKQLIWRAYKQVSKNKGAAGVDEVSITKVEENLKDNLYKLWNRMSSGSYFPEPVKAVAIPKDTGGQRILCVPSVFDRIGQTAAAMYLEPLVEPKFHEDSYGYRPNKSALDAVDTARKRCWRYDWTIDLDISGFFDNLDHGLALQAIKKHTDCKWVILYVERWMKAPIQQADGSKVVRDKGVPQGGSISPIISNIFMHHVFDIWMKKNYPTVPFERYVDDAIVHCRTEKQAEFVKVMIEERLAEYKLKLHPEKTQIVYCKDDNRSGGFPKQSFDFLGYTFRPRLARNKIGKYFVSFLPAISNKAKKKITTTIRSWKMLRNTHITLEEMSGKVNPIVRGWYQYYGKFYRTEVYKSLKNIERHLEKWVKRKYKRLRSHGRLARQFLGKVRKRSPDIFYHWTLGLGQKAE, from the coding sequence ATGAGTAAAACAAAGTCTTTTGATATATCAAAGCAACTTATTTGGAGAGCTTATAAACAAGTATCGAAAAATAAAGGTGCTGCTGGTGTGGATGAGGTTTCGATAACAAAGGTTGAAGAAAATCTAAAAGATAATCTGTACAAACTATGGAATAGGATGTCATCCGGAAGTTATTTTCCAGAGCCGGTAAAAGCTGTTGCGATACCAAAAGATACAGGAGGGCAAAGAATTTTATGTGTTCCTTCAGTATTCGACAGGATAGGGCAAACGGCTGCTGCTATGTATCTAGAGCCGCTGGTAGAACCAAAATTTCATGAGGATTCATATGGTTATAGACCAAATAAGTCTGCACTGGATGCGGTAGATACAGCTCGTAAAAGATGCTGGAGGTACGATTGGACGATAGATCTTGATATATCTGGATTTTTCGACAATTTGGACCACGGCTTGGCATTGCAAGCTATCAAAAAGCACACAGACTGCAAATGGGTCATACTGTATGTTGAGAGGTGGATGAAAGCCCCCATTCAGCAAGCAGATGGCAGTAAGGTAGTTAGGGATAAAGGAGTTCCGCAAGGAGGTTCAATTAGCCCAATCATCTCTAATATATTCATGCATCATGTGTTTGATATATGGATGAAAAAGAACTACCCGACGGTACCATTTGAGAGGTATGTGGATGATGCGATAGTACACTGCAGAACAGAGAAACAGGCAGAGTTTGTGAAAGTAATGATCGAAGAAAGATTGGCTGAGTATAAGTTGAAATTACATCCTGAAAAGACACAGATAGTGTACTGTAAGGATGACAATAGGAGTGGTGGATTTCCTAAACAAAGTTTTGATTTTCTGGGTTACACATTCAGACCCAGGTTAGCAAGAAATAAAATAGGGAAATATTTTGTCTCATTTCTCCCAGCAATTAGCAACAAGGCCAAGAAAAAGATTACTACAACCATAAGGTCATGGAAAATGCTACGAAATACGCATATAACATTAGAGGAGATGTCAGGAAAAGTAAATCCAATAGTCAGAGGCTGGTATCAGTACTATGGCAAATTTTACAGAACTGAAGTATACAAATCTCTAAAGAATATAGAGCGGCATCTAGAAAAGTGGGTGAAAAGGAAATATAAGAGACTCAGGAGTCACGGAAGACTAGCAAGACAATTTCTAGGAAAGGTGAGAAAGAGGTCTCCGGATATTTTCTATCACTGGACACTAGGGTTAGGCCAAAAGGCTGAATAA
- a CDS encoding phage tail protein: MLLPPNATKQEQALVDAIDYKVDPSCIRGFKFRLEEEILPWLIEEYGLEEILRWIKDKRKAVIEGVKFQRLRGTPASLKIALKWANIEDITIIEEPPGKHFFELQIGIRDVPNNFFVDAVVELAKLSLPVRSRLMRIFNDYYNAQRFILDESLFGDLLSDYSGVKIEKDGPVLSFGRKNAFELKVLNPSFKFSTFRVYYEQAFSNDIYRLDVAVLGETEPHTKDYKGIYERSHQWYNLKALYPLPQSLLPEIKFAKAQVILSDSWDLGDINTCFPVSSVEERGNKFVLGSDKLSGQYWNLKHKPILVLERFSVTHNYKVENYTDQKVRKYVLAEHNIHFESELDSEQKDSMHELEKHILVFYPGVLKWHEHRRLHRSWKDSQIISIIS, encoded by the coding sequence ATGCTATTACCCCCAAATGCAACAAAACAAGAGCAAGCACTGGTTGATGCAATAGATTATAAGGTAGATCCAAGCTGTATCAGAGGATTTAAATTTAGATTAGAAGAAGAAATACTACCATGGTTGATTGAGGAATACGGGCTAGAAGAAATTCTACGTTGGATAAAGGATAAAAGAAAAGCTGTAATAGAAGGAGTAAAATTTCAAAGACTACGTGGAACACCTGCATCACTTAAAATAGCACTAAAATGGGCGAATATAGAAGACATTACGATTATCGAGGAGCCACCTGGTAAGCACTTCTTTGAGCTGCAGATAGGGATAAGGGATGTTCCAAATAACTTTTTTGTAGATGCAGTAGTAGAGCTGGCAAAACTATCACTGCCTGTAAGATCCAGATTGATGAGGATTTTTAACGATTATTATAATGCGCAGAGATTTATATTGGATGAGAGTTTATTTGGAGATCTTCTTTCTGACTATTCAGGGGTAAAAATAGAAAAAGATGGACCAGTGTTATCATTTGGTCGGAAGAACGCATTTGAGCTAAAAGTCTTAAATCCAAGTTTTAAGTTTAGCACTTTTCGTGTTTATTATGAGCAAGCATTTAGTAATGACATATATCGGTTAGATGTAGCAGTGCTTGGGGAAACAGAGCCTCACACAAAGGATTACAAAGGCATTTATGAAAGAAGTCATCAGTGGTATAACTTAAAAGCACTATATCCACTACCACAAAGCTTATTACCAGAAATAAAGTTTGCAAAAGCGCAAGTTATATTATCGGACAGTTGGGATTTAGGAGACATAAATACGTGCTTTCCCGTTAGTAGCGTAGAAGAAAGAGGAAATAAATTTGTATTGGGAAGCGATAAACTTTCAGGGCAATATTGGAATTTAAAACACAAGCCAATTTTAGTTTTAGAAAGATTTAGCGTTACTCACAACTATAAAGTAGAAAATTATACAGATCAGAAGGTCAGAAAATATGTTTTAGCAGAGCACAATATTCATTTTGAAAGTGAATTAGATTCAGAGCAAAAAGACTCAATGCACGAATTAGAAAAGCACATTTTAGTATTTTACCCAGGAGTACTGAAATGGCACGAACATCGACGTTTGCACAGAAGTTGGAAAGATAGTCAAATAATATCTATAATAAGTTAA
- a CDS encoding GPW/gp25 family protein translates to MKGMDAKTGKALEEIDHLKQSIIDILTTPVNSRIMRRSYGSRLFELVDKPVNRDLTLEIYAATAEALGKFERRFKLEKVKMTEVKEGKVTLDLEGLYVPSGKNICFDGMVI, encoded by the coding sequence ATGAAGGGTATGGATGCTAAAACAGGAAAAGCGTTAGAAGAAATAGACCATCTTAAACAATCAATTATTGATATATTAACCACTCCAGTAAACAGTAGAATAATGAGGAGAAGTTATGGTTCAAGGCTATTTGAATTAGTAGATAAGCCAGTTAATCGTGATTTAACACTAGAAATTTATGCAGCAACAGCAGAAGCACTGGGGAAATTTGAGAGGAGATTTAAGTTAGAAAAAGTAAAAATGACAGAGGTAAAAGAAGGAAAAGTAACGCTTGACCTAGAAGGATTATACGTACCAAGTGGGAAAAACATTTGCTTTGATGGAATGGTTATATAA
- a CDS encoding PAAR domain-containing protein, translating to MNKGIVRLGDYCGEAIPHFCISGSNNVFVNGKSICRQGDSFSEGKVMIQGSKTVFANGYGVGRVGDIVSCGFKVIKGSESVFFAK from the coding sequence TTGAACAAAGGAATAGTGAGGTTAGGAGACTACTGTGGAGAAGCTATACCACATTTCTGCATTAGCGGAAGTAATAATGTTTTTGTAAACGGTAAGTCAATATGTAGACAAGGAGACAGTTTTAGTGAAGGAAAAGTAATGATTCAAGGATCAAAAACAGTGTTTGCAAATGGTTATGGTGTAGGAAGAGTAGGAGATATAGTTTCATGTGGGTTTAAAGTAATAAAAGGCAGTGAAAGCGTCTTTTTTGCAAAATAG
- a CDS encoding phage tail protein, whose translation MSIHIEVEVIENVNAKRRKIELAIVRALNRTALWLKLKIAKEISEEKKIKLSLIRKRLRIFKVKTSRLEVLIRANLYDIRASTIGKIQKTRRGSKVGKHEFIGGFAAVMPKGNSGMFKREGRAALPIKEVKLALEPEASKVIRDLVNYEVEKVFTKFFERELSYRV comes from the coding sequence ATGTCTATTCATATAGAAGTTGAGGTAATAGAAAATGTAAATGCTAAAAGAAGAAAAATAGAATTAGCAATAGTGAGAGCGTTAAACAGAACAGCACTATGGCTAAAATTGAAGATAGCAAAAGAAATTAGTGAGGAAAAGAAGATAAAATTAAGTTTGATAAGAAAGAGATTAAGAATTTTTAAGGTGAAAACTAGCAGATTAGAAGTGTTAATTAGAGCAAATCTCTATGACATTAGAGCATCGACAATTGGCAAAATACAAAAAACAAGAAGAGGATCGAAAGTAGGAAAGCATGAGTTTATAGGAGGATTTGCAGCAGTGATGCCAAAAGGAAATAGCGGTATGTTTAAACGTGAAGGAAGGGCAGCATTGCCGATAAAGGAAGTTAAATTGGCATTGGAACCAGAAGCATCAAAAGTAATAAGAGATCTTGTCAATTATGAAGTTGAGAAAGTCTTTACAAAGTTTTTTGAACGTGAATTGAGCTATAGAGTATGA
- a CDS encoding IS110 family transposase has product MAEAKSKLKIINPDASGIDIGSTVHYVCAPEGRDEQRIQKFGCFTVDLHNLAKWLKKCQVRTVAMESTGVYWIPLFQILESYKFEVKLVNARHVKNVPGRKSDVQDCQWLQQLHSYGLLQGSFRPDNQMCVLRSYVRQRANLIENAAKHTQRMQKALIQMNIQLHKVISDINGLTGMKIIKAIIEGEKDPQKLAEFRNSNMKNDKPTIAKALTGDYREEHLFALKQEYAAYTFFQEQITECDKSIESYYKTFEAKSNENRMLNKIRKWKQKNGPDFAADEDLNRITGIDFTKVPGFDVLSVQTIISETGINHNKWPTEKHFSSWLGLSPANKITGGKIVGTGTRKVINRAANAFRMAAHCVLRSKSAIGAYSRRLKKRLGAPKAITATARKLACIFYQMLKYGQEYVEKGMNYYETLYKERVVKNLLKKAKEFGYILMKEEPIDEKGS; this is encoded by the coding sequence ATGGCAGAAGCAAAAAGTAAATTAAAAATAATAAACCCTGACGCATCAGGGATTGATATTGGCTCGACTGTACATTATGTATGTGCACCTGAAGGAAGAGATGAACAACGTATCCAAAAATTTGGGTGCTTTACAGTAGATCTACACAACTTAGCAAAGTGGTTAAAAAAGTGTCAGGTTAGAACTGTGGCCATGGAGTCAACTGGAGTATATTGGATTCCCTTATTTCAAATATTAGAATCATATAAATTTGAGGTAAAACTAGTAAATGCGCGACATGTCAAAAATGTGCCTGGTAGAAAGTCTGATGTTCAGGATTGTCAATGGCTGCAACAATTGCACAGCTATGGACTGCTTCAAGGATCATTTAGACCGGATAATCAAATGTGTGTATTGCGTAGTTACGTTAGACAACGTGCTAATCTAATTGAAAATGCAGCTAAACATACTCAACGTATGCAAAAAGCGCTAATTCAAATGAATATTCAATTGCATAAGGTTATTAGTGATATCAACGGTTTAACAGGCATGAAAATTATTAAAGCAATAATTGAAGGAGAGAAAGACCCCCAAAAACTAGCTGAATTTAGAAATTCAAACATGAAGAATGACAAGCCTACTATAGCAAAAGCATTAACAGGAGACTATAGAGAAGAACACTTGTTTGCACTAAAACAAGAATATGCAGCATATACTTTTTTTCAAGAGCAAATAACGGAATGTGATAAAAGTATAGAGAGTTACTATAAAACATTTGAGGCAAAGTCAAATGAGAACAGGATGTTGAATAAAATACGAAAGTGGAAGCAGAAGAATGGTCCAGATTTTGCTGCGGATGAGGATTTAAATCGAATAACCGGGATAGATTTTACTAAAGTCCCGGGATTTGATGTATTAAGTGTACAAACTATCATTTCGGAAACAGGTATAAATCATAATAAATGGCCAACAGAAAAACATTTTTCTTCCTGGCTTGGATTAAGCCCTGCTAATAAAATTACAGGAGGAAAAATTGTTGGAACAGGAACTCGTAAAGTTATTAACCGCGCTGCGAATGCATTTCGAATGGCTGCCCATTGTGTGTTGAGAAGCAAAAGTGCAATAGGTGCATATAGTAGAAGGCTGAAAAAAAGGCTAGGAGCACCAAAAGCAATAACTGCGACAGCAAGGAAATTAGCATGTATCTTTTATCAAATGTTGAAATATGGACAAGAATATGTAGAGAAAGGAATGAACTATTATGAAACACTTTACAAAGAGAGAGTAGTCAAAAATTTGCTTAAAAAAGCAAAGGAATTTGGTTATATACTAATGAAAGAGGAGCCGATAGATGAAAAAGGTTCTTAG